The Deltaproteobacteria bacterium sequence AGGCAAGAATGAGGTAGCTCTGGGTGACAAGGCCGTGCCTAATCGAACTGATGCGCAAATGGAGGCCAAGGCTTCCGAGCATCTTTATCGCGCGGTGAATAAGCTTCCCAACGGTTCAGGTAGCGGTGTGATCACGAAAACAAAGGCTCAGCCTAAAGCAGTTAAAACAGCCAGGGTAGCCCACGCAGCCAAAGAGGAACGACAAGACGTTAAGGGAGCGGTTACGGCAAAGGTTGCATCTGAAGGCGCCAAGGTATCCGAGAGTCAGCAAGTTAAAAAGCCTACGAAACCCAGTGCAGAATCTACGAATAACCAGGTGAAGGTTCAGGAACAGGTTGTACCGGAACGGAAGGTGGCGCCCTCAGTAAGTCAAGCGAAGGTTGCTACTCCCGCTGCTCAAAAAACGAGTTCCGCCAACACTCTTCAGGATTCGAAGAAGCCGGAAGTGGTTACGAGTAACGTTAAGACTGAGGCTCCTAAGCAAGCACGCAATGAGTCTTTGGGTGAGGGTCGCTCGCTCAATCTCGGTGCGCGAGACAGTATGACTGTTGAGACAAGCCTTATTGGAAGTCGATTATTTGGGAAGCGCGGTGCAGAGAAGCAGCCAGCAACCTATCGCAATACAAAGTTGACTCAACCGGCAGCAGTGGTTCGTGAAGAGGTAACCACTGCTCAGAAAGTACGGTCAAATCAGCAGGCTAAACTAGGAAGAGTCACTGTGCCTAGTCAGCAACTGGCAGCGGGTACAGATGCTACGGCCATGGCGGCCACTTCGGCGCGAGTGGAAACAGCAGCACCGGAAGCGGGAACGGTTAAGAAAACAGCATCGACTGCTACTGCGACACAGGCTGAGAACTCGGTAAAGAGTGATAACGGAGAAAGCCTAACTGCGAAGAATAATGATGTAAGCCAAGAACGAGAGCAGAGCAAAGAGCAGGGAAAGCGCAGCGACAACAACCGCCACTTCGAAACGAAAAAGCAGGTTGAAGCAGAAGTAAGAGCGAAAGAAGAGGCTCTAGATGACCTACAAGAAGCGTCTGATGTTGAAATTGCTGATGAAGTTGCGCAGGTAAAGCAATCCACGGCGGCGAATAAGCTAATGGCTAAAGAGGGCGGTAAAGCGGCAGTGAGCCCTATTAGGGACTTAAGCGATACGCCGCGTAATGCAGCAGCAGTCTCTGAGCGGCGAGAAATTCATGAGCAAATCTTAGCTAAGAATCTTGGGCGCAATCTGGGACGTATAGCAAGCATGGGTACCACGCACGCAAAGCTTCGACTGCATCCTCAGGAATTCGGTCGTGTCGATGTAGAGATTCGAACACGCGATGGCGAAGTTACCTTACTGGTTCGTACGGAAACGGTCAGCGCGGCGGCTGAGCTTAATAGCCAGATGAACGATTTAAGAGCGAGCATGAAAGAGCATGGTCTGAATTTGGCTGAATGCGATGTAGATTCGCGAGGCTTTGGTGCGGAAGACCGTGAGGCCGATGGGTCGCAAGAAGGCAGAGACGGCAACGGCCGAGGTCGTGGTGACCAGGATAATCGAGAAGGACGCGGCAGTCGCCGCAGAAGAGGTCGCGGGCAACGCATTAAGCGAAGTGCCATCGACGTCGTGGTGTAATAGAAGGAGATCGGGATGTCTATTGAAGGTGTTTCAACAGTTGATGACAGTGTCTTTAACCTGAAGGCAACAGGCGGAGATGATATGGGGAAGACAGAATTCCTCAAGCTTTTAACCGCCCAGCTGCAGCATCAGGACCCTATGAGTCCTCAAAAAGATGCGGATTTCGTTGCGCAGCTTGCCCAGTTTAGCAACCTTGAACAAGCCATGGCGCAAAATGCGAAGCTTGAGCAACTGCAGATGTCTTCATCGGCACTCGTGAGTTCAACAACAACGGACTTGATTGGCCGTGAGGTGTTGGCAAAGGGTGATATTGTAAGCATTCGCAATGGCGAACGACCTGAGCCTCTTAATTATGCGCTTGGTGAGAACTCTGCCGATGTTTCGCTTCGAATCATGAATCAGGATGGAGCGATAGTGCGCCGGGTTGAGCTTGGCAATCAGGGTGCAGGAACCCATAACTTTTCTTGGGATGGACGAAACGATGAAGGCGATATGTTGCCATCAGGTATGTACCGAATTGAGGTTATGGCAACTGATGCAAATGGACTGAGCATTGAATCGTCCACGAACGTTCGAGGCGTTGTTCACGGCGTGACCTTCGACCGAGGTTACCCGGAGTTACTGGTAGGAAACAGCCGGATTCAGCCAGCCGATATTATCGAAGTGAAACAACTTGTAGACGAGTCATCGACCGATTCTCAGGACGATGAAATAGATGAAACAGATGAAGCAGATAGCGACGCCCTGTCGAATAATGATGGGGCCGACAGCGGCGATTTAGATTTAGATTTGAGCGGTTTATTGGACGGTTTAGGTTTGTAAATTTCTATTCTAACGGGATACCGGGGATAGCGAAGAGGAGTGTGGTAGGATGAGTATTCTTAAGTCAATGTATTCAGCGGCAAGTGGTTTAATGGCACACGCGGAGGCCATTAGTGTTGCGAGTGATAACATCGCAAACGTCAACACAATTGGTTTTAAGGCGCAACGTGCGCGCTTTGAAGATATTTTAGGTAGCACGGTTGCCGGCGCGGTTGAGAACCAAGCATCTGGTCAAGGTGTCCGCCTTGGTGGTGTTCACTCTCTGTTTACGCAAGGTTCGTTGATTGGTTCAAACCTCAACACGGATATGGCGATTCAGGGTGATGGTTTCTTCGTTATGCAGGGTGCCTTTGATGGCCAGCAAAACGGACGCTTCTATTCACGTGATGGCCAGTTCAATATCGATAACGATGGTTTCATGGTTAACGGTGCAGGGCTTCGGGTTATGGGATACTCGGCGGATCAGGATGAGAACCTATCAAGTACACTGAGTACTTTGGAAGTACCGCTGACGCAGATTGTTCCTCCAAAGGCTTCGACGCTTGTTAACTTGGGTGCAAACCTTTCGCCGGTAGACAACGAGAGCTTCATTGTAAGTACTGCAACGTCTCAGATTCAGTTTGGTACGGGTGGTACTTTGGCACCACAGGGAACTGATATCCCAGGTGGCTTCGATGGGACGACTGTAGCAACAGCTGAGGTTTCGTCTCACTACAGTTCAAACGTAACCATTTATGACCAAGCGGAAGGTGAGGCTGGTCCTCAGGCTCACGATGCGACCATTTGGTTTACGCAGACAGGTAACGACACGTGGACATGGCGTGCAACCGTTCCTTCAAATGAAATGGGAGCATCTACAGTGGATCCCGCAACTGCGCGGGGTGATGGTACCGAGCAAGTCGTTATTGCCGGTGGTGCGTTATCGTTTGATAACACAACGGGTGCTTTGACAACGGGTTCGCAAGATGCTGGTTTGAACGACTTCTTGTTTTTGAACACGGACGACCCGTCGGTTGTAGACTTTAACTTTGCCAACTCCAACATCAGCCAGGCGTCTGGTGTTTCGGGTATTACGCCGACCGGGAATGGTTCTTTGGGCTTTCAGTCGGAAACTCCGGAGACTACCTCACACTTTTCAACCTCTGTTATCGTGTATGATACGTTGGGTGTAGGCCACAACGTAAACGTATTCTTTAACCAGACATCGACTGGTAACTGGTCATGGCACGCTTTGGCGGATGGCGCTGAAATGGCGGATCCAACAGATACAACCCAAACCCGAGAAGGTGAGAATGTCGTTCTCGCCAACGGTACAATTACTTTTGACGAACACGGACGTTTGATGACAGAAAGTCAAACAACCAAAACGTTCCACTTTTTCAACACCAACGGTACTCAGCAAATCAACTTTGATTTTGGTGAGAACGCTACCTCTACCGACAACGGTGGTGATGGTGGTACCGGTTTGGGCGGGTTAACTCAGTTTGACCAGGCGTCCAGTGTTTCTGAAATCTTACAAGATGGTTATGCATCGGGTGCTCTTGCGGGTATCAAGGTTCAGCTTGATGGTAAGATTACCGGTACTTTTACAAACGGTGAGCGTCGTGTCCTTGCGGCCGTAGCGCTGGCACGATTTGTAAACAACGATGGACTGATTCGCCGGGATAACGGTCACTACACTGAATCACCTGACTCCGGTCAGGCACTTGTTGGACAAGCGGGTACGGGTGGTCGTGGTTCGATTGTTGGTAACAACTTGGAGCAATCCACGGTTGAGCTGGCAAACGAGTTCGTAAACGTCATTACCTATCAGCGTGGTTTTCAGGCGAACTCTCGTTCGATCACCACCGCCGATCAGCTTTTGCAGGAAGCAGTTAACCTCAAGCGTTAATAGCCTAATTTAATGCGGCCAATCCGGAAACTAGCTTCGGATTGGCCGCATTTTTTTTTGTTTGATGACTGGGGTGCTAACTTGGTGATTTCCTTGCCCTAACTAGGTGCTCGGCATAAGATAACTTAAACGTAAGCATCTGTTTTCGGAGGTGAAAGCTTGGATCTCGGAACCGTCATCGGCCTTGTTTTAGGCCAATTGTTGATTGTGGGTTCTATTTTGATTGGCGGGTCGCTTATGACCTTCGTCAACGCGCCAAGTATTATTATCGTTGTAGGTGGGGTTCTTTCCGCCATCTTAACCGCTTTTCCTCTCCCCGACGTCATCAACATGATTAAG is a genomic window containing:
- a CDS encoding flagellar hook-basal body complex protein; this translates as MSILKSMYSAASGLMAHAEAISVASDNIANVNTIGFKAQRARFEDILGSTVAGAVENQASGQGVRLGGVHSLFTQGSLIGSNLNTDMAIQGDGFFVMQGAFDGQQNGRFYSRDGQFNIDNDGFMVNGAGLRVMGYSADQDENLSSTLSTLEVPLTQIVPPKASTLVNLGANLSPVDNESFIVSTATSQIQFGTGGTLAPQGTDIPGGFDGTTVATAEVSSHYSSNVTIYDQAEGEAGPQAHDATIWFTQTGNDTWTWRATVPSNEMGASTVDPATARGDGTEQVVIAGGALSFDNTTGALTTGSQDAGLNDFLFLNTDDPSVVDFNFANSNISQASGVSGITPTGNGSLGFQSETPETTSHFSTSVIVYDTLGVGHNVNVFFNQTSTGNWSWHALADGAEMADPTDTTQTREGENVVLANGTITFDEHGRLMTESQTTKTFHFFNTNGTQQINFDFGENATSTDNGGDGGTGLGGLTQFDQASSVSEILQDGYASGALAGIKVQLDGKITGTFTNGERRVLAAVALARFVNNDGLIRRDNGHYTESPDSGQALVGQAGTGGRGSIVGNNLEQSTVELANEFVNVITYQRGFQANSRSITTADQLLQEAVNLKR
- a CDS encoding flagellar hook assembly protein FlgD, translating into MSIEGVSTVDDSVFNLKATGGDDMGKTEFLKLLTAQLQHQDPMSPQKDADFVAQLAQFSNLEQAMAQNAKLEQLQMSSSALVSSTTTDLIGREVLAKGDIVSIRNGERPEPLNYALGENSADVSLRIMNQDGAIVRRVELGNQGAGTHNFSWDGRNDEGDMLPSGMYRIEVMATDANGLSIESSTNVRGVVHGVTFDRGYPELLVGNSRIQPADIIEVKQLVDESSTDSQDDEIDETDEADSDALSNNDGADSGDLDLDLSGLLDGLGL